The Hoplias malabaricus isolate fHopMal1 chromosome X2, fHopMal1.hap1, whole genome shotgun sequence genomic interval ACATATTCAAGGAGGAGTATCTGTTAAAACAGCCAGAGGCTGAACTGAAGTTAGACATAAAAAGATTTTTATCAACCCTGAAAATGTACGCATATTTCCTGGCAATAAACATTaacgttcattcattcctttTACGTAactgcttacccagttcagggtcgcggtgggttggagcctactcggaatccctgtgaataagacaggaacacaccctgaagggggtgccagtccttcacagggtgacacacactcatacattcacttgcacactcacacctatggacactttttttttgagttggcaatccaccaaccaatccaccaaccaagatgcttttggaccgtgggaggaaactggagcaaacccatgcggacacagggagaacacaccaaactcctcatagacagtcacccggagcgggactggtacccacaacctccgggtccctcgagctgtgactgcgacactacctgccgcaccaCTGTGTCCTAAGCATTAACACTTAATAACtattataaattatttgttAAGTGTGAAATTAATATGCAGGCTCTAACTAAGAGCAAAGCTTTTTCTTAACATTGACATAGTTTAAACTTTTCAAACCAGTAGTTTCTAAAAAGTTCTGAATGTATACAACCATCTTTTATGCTCTACATAATATGTATGTTTcagcagtcacatagctccagggacctggaggttgtgggttcaattcccgctcagggtgactgtctgtgaggagttggtgtgttctcaccgtgtccgcatgggtttcctccgggtgctctggtttcctcccaccgtccaaaaacacacgtttgtaggtggattggcgactcaaaagtgtgtgtgtgtgtgttgccctgtgaaggcgccccctccagggtgtattcttgccttgtgcccaatgattccaggtaggccctgggtctggacccaccgcgaccatgaactggataagtgcttagagataatgaatgaatgaatgaatgaatatatttggCTAAACTGCTATGCTTTGGAATGAGCTACATCCATTAAGATAATCTTCTAAATCTAGCCACTCCCCACAGGCAAAACACAACTAAAAAATGACATCACACTATGATGAATGCACTATATTAGGCAAGATTTCTTACAGCACTGGCTCAAATTCATTTTTTACTCAgtattttttttgcaaaatgtaaaattattttgttaatttcaagataatttgtttcatttcaaacttcttatttgaaatatttattttgtttctctaATACATTAAGTTTAGCCacataattaatttgttttttcagacagagagagatgtgtaGTTGCAATATAGTGTGTGGAGAATGGAGCGGAATGGGAGTAGAGAGGAAAGATGAATAGAGTCCTAGAAAATATAATGTAAGGGCAATGAATccaacagaaaagaaaagagagagcagCAATATTTGCTTTTCTAGATGGTTTCAATCTTCACAAACAAGGCATTCGTGGCAGGGGGTGTACAAGATTTCTTACAGCACTGGCTCAGATTCATTCATACTCTCTTTAAAATCCTATCCAGCATTTTTTGTTGGTATTGGCTGAATACCAAGTATCTGTTCCAACTCTATCATTAATGATTCCATCTCTATCATTAAGACCTGACTAAGTGAGCATAAACATTAACCCAACAGATCTTCTGCACTAGTAAGTACAAAAGCCACCCACAGTTCTTGCAGATACATCACAATGGAAGCTGCAATCAGCAAAGAGCCAGACCAAAGACAGAGAGGTGCTCAAACCCAGTAGATAAAATTTAGAGCAAATTTGTTCGCAGCACCAGTGATTTCACACTGCCCAAGACGTCAAGACACAACTGTTTAACCCAAGATTCCAATGCAATGAGTGACACTTGTAAAAAGAGTGTGAGAAAAGgcccatatttgccctgaagaGACATCAAAGGGCAGAACAAGCATGACACCAACGAATCTCAGCACAACTCGCCTTTCTGAACTTTGGTCAACTCAGCTGTCAACCCCAGTGAGGAGCGTCCCTCATGAATGCCCACAATTCTGCAGCTTACGGTCATTGCTGACACTCGAGTGTCAGAGTGCCAGGAGGAGGACCCCCcccaaacaccccccccccccccaccaactTGGAGAGGCCTGCGGCACAGTCCTCGGACAAAGGCCTCTCCGGCAGTGGACACACACAGCCCCAGCTGCGGTAGCCCAACCCCACCTCCCCGCTGCCTCCCATGAAATTGGAAATTACCAGGGCCGTTTCTGATGACAaataatgtgtctgtgtgtccctGGCTCTCCCTGAAGAAACAACTTTTTGATGAGGCTCGAAGGCTGACCTTGCTACCATCTTTTGCCACTAAATCTCGACCCAGAAAAGACCAACACAGAGTGTGGCTTCAACTCAAGTCTCATAAATCGCTGCATTGATCTTCATACGTTCCCATGCATCTCTGGAAATACCAACCTCTCATCAACTCCTTCAATCAAAGTTAAACAATGAAGGTCTCTATAGACACTCTTCTGAACGTCTTTATTAAACAAGACATTTCTCTTGGCGatgaggaagagaagagaagagaagaagagagaagagaaggaatGAGATATGTGTAGTGGTCTATTAAAGTATGCatacagtaaaaacaaaagGAGTGACAGCGATCCACACTGACCTGTGACTGAACTTCTTTAGTTTCCTATCTCTGTTCTGATGAGCAAATGGGATCATGTCTTATTTGTTGACAAACAGCATCTCTTCTGAAAGGCATACAGCAAAGTGCAGATAAATTGAGATGCATTTCCTTGATATGCATTAAGTTCTTTTTTACTCTGAAAAAAAGGTTATGTTTTTTTAGTAGTAACTATACAATTTAGCAGTTTATAAACACAATGTTTAACAATTTGTACAGTACAACTCCTATTGCATTTAAgcattttactgttttatttattttttcatttatatattacaaTGTATTTCCTTTTGTGACCCTTTATTTCATGATGTGCCACAGATCAGTGGGCAGTGGGCCGATCAGAACTGGAGACAGGCCAGTCAAGCTCAAACTGTGTCTAAAAGGAGAATTTTTGTAGCACATCAGAATGATGTTTGGCATTGTCTCACTGAAACAACCATTGACTTCCCTGGTAAAGACTTTTCCTTCATGGCAGCACATGTCTCTTTTAAAACCccaatatatacatatacatcaCTCATACCTACACACAAGCATGTCAAATGCTTTGGATACTTCTGCACCCAAATAACTCTTGCACCTTTCACTGTCAGCCATCTGGATGGTCCCTTTTTATCTTTGGCACAGAGAACTTGCTATCCATTTATCCTGAAACAAAAAAGCCAAaacatctgaccacagcacacatttccactgtttttAACACCACTTTAGCTCAGCCTGGGCTCAGAATATTCAGCAGCATTTCTGCACAGAACTGGTGTATGAGTTTCTTCTTTTGTAATAGAGATTAAAGACAATTTATaggattgtggggaaatgttgttctctcatttgtttatgttcagaagctattaagatggaatggtgtgtttgagggggaaaaaaaaaagacattcatGCAATTTAAAGTTTGGAGGTCTTTTGTTGTCAAAAACCTTCAGATGCAATTaatctgctgtgagcagagagatatAAAtggtaatttaataataattggtATATAAATGGGCTAAATGAAATGGTTAGGAATGCAGTCTGATGTCAATTCACAGCAGTAAACCATTATTTAACTCCACTACCCTTTGAATAACTTTGAATACATCGCAAAAACTGAACAGTTTGGACATTTTAAGAAATCTGTGAAATTTCCTTTAATAATAAATTTCACATAAGCTCAGTGTAAACtaataaacaacaataatttaCAAACACTTATAATTCCTAAACTGaacagtcattcattatctgtaacccttatccagttcagggtcacggtgggcccagagccttcctggaatcattgagtgcaagggaatacaccctggagggggcgccagtccttcacagggcaacacacactctcacacctacggacacttttgagtcgccaatccacttaccaacgtgtgtttttggactgtgggagaaaaccggagcacccggaggaaacccacacggacatggggagaacacaccaaactcctcacagacttaaTTGTAattgtgattttctttttctgcagGCTTGTTATTTTGGCAAAGAACAGCACTTTTTTCTGGTCAGAGGCTTGAACACATATTTTCACATAGAGTTAATCTTGTTTGGTGTGAGATTACACATGATTCAGCTGGTTCTGACTGGCTTAATCCATTCTTAGCCTGTTCACAAGATCAAGTTAGTTTAAATTtccttaattaaaatataacacCTGATAACACGGTTTGTTATTAAAATGCAACTATTACTATTCTGAAAAATACACTTTcaaactgtgttaaataaaagtgATTACTCTTTTCAAGGCAAGGcaagcaagtttatttatagagcacctttcatacagaagcaattcaaagtgctttcaACCTAGATAAAGGtacaaaaatgtatgttttatagCAAACATCTGTCTGTTGATAACTGGTTCTTGCATAGTTTACTGTGTAGTTTTAACATTGTAATATGGCTGGTAATAAACTGGCCTAACACCAGAGTAGGGTTTAACCAACATGTCCAATCAAATACGGACGCCACCTGCTGTTAAAAGATTGAAAGCGCTTAATTTGTTGCTAGTGGGCAACAAGTTTCTACtgtctgaggggaaaaaagagaaacattaTGTTGTGTTTTGGAGTTTACTATATAGTGAACCACTCAAGCAAAACAGTAAaggagaagcagaaaaaaatgaCCCTGTCCAACCTTCCTTACCAGTAGATGCACAAAAGTGAGAGCTGAGAAGAAAGATACCGTCTCCGATTTACTGAAACCACAAAACAGCGAAGAGGGCGAAGTCTGGGGAGGAAATTCCGACTTGTTAATAAATTCCCGCCATTTTAGAAACATGCCGCTCAGACCCCACACTAAAAGTCTTTGAACCAGATATTTAGCTAATTTGTACTCAATGTTCTAAAAGTTAATAGGTAACAGCTAACAAGATTACAGTTGTTATATTGTCATTATATTTTGTTACAGACTCCTATGTCGAAAACGCCTCACACCTTTTAACCTCATCTCATTACCAACTTTAATGTCCGACCTACccttattttgtaaaatatgttaaaCTGTCTCAACAATGTACAGTTTCTGAATACTCAGTCCAGTCTTCTTTAAGTATTCATAATTGTACATGAAATAATGATGAAAAAATAAGACAGACAAAGCGTCAACATTCCATGTTGGGCAAGGGTAGTTTTGCTTGTTAAGGCAACACAGAGGCCTCTGCTTGGCTACACTGAACTGTAAGTAATAAATTAGATATTCTTTTAGTAGTTATGAATGATAGTCACAGTACATGTGCTGATTCTAAGCTCTCCTAAGTGTATatgtacatacatacacacactgtaaagaAATTTTTCATtgaaacaaattaatttttcttttttatttttccctttaTAATTGTTGAAACATATTTAAGACACTTagaaaaacaagtttttttccacactttttcttttttgtacaaagAGGAAAAACACTGAGTGACAAATAACAGGGTTTCATTCATCAAACATCCTGCTCTGcttgtttttgaaaaatacttCTATACTTCTGCTACTTGTAAACGTTAAAGTGACCTGACGACAGACAGTATACACAATTAATAATGCCATATACCGACATAAGCCGTCAATATATTCATACTGTAATGaaatgtgggaaaaaaaataaaaaacttctAAAAGGCCTTTAAGGATGTTCCATTTATATAATTCTTTTAATAAGAGAAAACATACATTAGGTTCCAACCACATACTGATCCCTCAGTTCTTATATCTAATATACCTGAACTGTAATTAGCACAGGCATCATACCGAAGTAGCCCTACAGAAGTCAACCAGTGTGTTAGAAATGCCAGCACAGCAATGCAATATGGCCTTGAACATCTGAGCGACCATAAACTTACCAATCACAATGACCCATACTAAAAATGTTCAACAAATTAGAATCAGTAATTCTGATTataccactttaaaaaaaaaatcatcaatgCAGCCAGTATttcaattataaaataaaaagtaggAAATTACATGTTTCTTTGGTCAGTGGATTACAATTGGCACCAACATAAATAATCACACAAAAACAGGTGACAGGAATGAGGTGGGGTGGGTGGGACAGTCTGAGATTAGCCAGGAAATAGTTTCAGATCATTTCTATGAATGTAATATGCATGAGTAACAGGTTTTGGCCAGACTTTGTACtaataaatatgaaaagaaaaaaaaatgcttattaAAAGTGcccataaaaataaacttaactGAGAAGACACTCTAAAACCAGAGAAAAGTGAAGACAGTGCTTGGGCTGCAGAAGTAGAGAATGGGTCATATTATTGGTTCCTGGGGTCCCTCACTAGAGGCCACATTTCAAACTGCTCATCACcccctatatagtgcacttgCTTTGAGTGATTATTAAACCAAAACATACTTCTGAGCACACACTATAGAGTGAGCAAGAGAGCCATTTGAGACATGCCTGGTCTCACCACTCCTTCTTCTTCTCGTCCATAGAGACCCCACCTGGTCCAAGTGCTACTACAAGCAGCAGACCTCCGATTACAGATGTGGTCTGGAAGAAGTCATATTTGAGGAAGTCGTGCATGGGCTTGTAGGCTGGAATGGTCCAGAAGGCATTAAATGAAACGTTGATTATAAAAAGCCAGACAACCAGAGTGAGGGCAGCCAGCTTGGTCTTGAAACCAATGGCCACCAAGACGATCAAAGCGGTGCCCACTAGGTTCTgtaaaatctgaaaaaataaagaaaaaacaacacagtCAGGTCAGAACACTCATCAGAAAAAATATACTTAAAATTAATATATGATATAGGGTATGGGCAACTGAGGTTAAAATATCGCCTATGGAATGAGCATTTACTTGAATTAATGTGGCCTCTAGTGGTAAAGTGTAGGTATTACTCTAGGAATGGTAACTATTTCAACTTTGTATTTTTGTGTCTGGATCGAAATAAAATGTCACTCTTTCATTTAGTTTCCTGCCAAAATGACaatgaaatacatttaatatacaaaattattttttgtgtcaAAACCAAGAATCTCTCTATCCATCAATCTATCTATTAATCTCTCACTAACAATCGAGCAATCAGTGTTTCTATCTGGCCACTTGTTCATTTATGACTTACTGCACCTTTCCAATCTTTAAAAACCAAGTTACAGCCATGTATCTGTAAAGGCTGTTCTGTAAGGTATCTGTGACATTATGTGAACGCAGGTGTTTCTTTGAAGGGAAACATAATCTACCCAAAGTCATTATTTTTGCAGATGCTTTTCTCATCTAAAATAGCTAAAGAAGATATTTCTGAGGATGATTAGACATATGAGTCAAAAATTAATGTTCAATAAATGAAGTGAAAATGGGACTGCTAAGTAGTTTGGGTATCATTGTGAGTCATTCAAAAAGCAAAACAGCATGTATTAACACTGCACTATGCCATATTAATAGTTTAACATGCATAAAGCAGCTATTATTGCCTACTTCATGCATTATGATCAaaccattgtgtgtgtgaaaagggGGTTAGGGCTCACAGAGAGAAAGTTGGCATCAAAGTGGAGCAACGTCATGAACATGAGCACCAGCAGCACGCGACCTCCCAGCTGCATGTACTGCTTAGGAGAGCTCTCTCTAACTGTGGGCACCCCAGCAAACATGCTCCTTCCCTCAGAACGAGACTcagccagcagcagcagcagaccaCCACCCAGCGCCAGGTTCCTTATACAGGGAGAAAGATAAGACAGGAATAGGTTGTTATAAACGTATACTGATATTCTGACTTATGTTAGCATTAATGTAATGTGAGTGTGCATTTTTGACCCAGTGTGAAGCATCCAATCAGAGCACAGTAGCTGACCTTGTATTTCACAAGAGTAGAGCTATTTACGAAACTATTTCAACAGAAAAGGTGTGTGCATGGGTGAACTAATACTGCTAGTATTTTAAATATCCAATATAAGGGTCCATTACAAGTATCCCAATGGTTAAACTCACCTCATCAAAAACTTTGGGTCCCATAAAATGCTATAGGCAATAGTCTGGAAAAGATAATGAACATAATCAATTTTGGAGTTAAAGCCTTCTTAGTGGCCATTAGTCAGTGTAATGTGCTTAAAGAACCAATGAAAAAAAAGCCATAACTAATCTTAGATGAAAGCAGGGGAAATAAGGTAAAATGAGGTAAGGCTTGGTTCCTATCGACCTCTAGTGGTAAATCCTTGCTAATGCTTTGCAGCAGCAAGACCTCATTTTCAAAGTTATGTGTGGTAGTTTATCTTGTGAGGTTAAGAAGGttttaactgtatgattttaaatattaaatgcagGGTTTTGAAAAGTACCAGATGCTTTACTTTCACAAAAAAGGCAACTAAGTACTGCTGAGCAATCATGAGTCAGCATCATCATTACAAAGAACGTAATTACGTTCTACAGGTACTGATAGTCATTAATATCAAATGACTAATATTATCTCACAAGTCACCCCTTTCCAGCATCTTTTCTAAATGTACAAAAAATGCAGAATGAAAAAtgcaatat includes:
- the LOC136676705 gene encoding surfeit locus protein 4-like; the encoded protein is MVQNSLMSNAEDVADQFLRVTKQYLPHVARLCLISTFLEDGIRMWFQWNEQKEYIESSWGCGFFIASVFVLINLLGQLSGCILILSRNFVQYACFGLFGIIGLQTIAYSILWDPKFLMRNLALGGGLLLLLAESRSEGRSMFAGVPTVRESSPKQYMQLGGRVLLVLMFMTLLHFDANFLSILQNLVGTALIVLVAIGFKTKLAALTLVVWLFIINVSFNAFWTIPAYKPMHDFLKYDFFQTTSVIGGLLLVVALGPGGVSMDEKKKEW